Within Oribacterium sp. oral taxon 102, the genomic segment GAGAAATATGTAGGCGGCGATACTGAGCTGGGTGAAAAGAAAGTATATCTGGATTCTCATCTGGTAGAGAAGGAAGAGGCTGAGAAGACTCTGAGCGATTGGCAGTAATATCCGGATGTTTCTGCAGGCGTTCTGGCCGGGAACGGCAGAAACGGATCGTAAAAAAACGATAAAACAGACAAATGCGGCGATGGTTTCATTGCCGCATTTCTATAAAGAAATACGGAGGGTTTTGTGGGAAAAACAATTCTGGAAATGATAGACATAAAGAAAAGTTTTTCCGGGATCTATGCATTATCAGGGATCAATTTTTCCCTGGAAATGGGCGAGGTTCATGCGCTTTTAGGAGAGAACGGAGCGGGAAAATCGACGCTTATCAAGGTCCTTGGAGGAATTTATAAGCCGGACAGTGGAAAAATCAGAATCAATGGTCAGGATGTGGAGATAAATGGTGTTTCCGATGCACAGGAAAAAGGAATCGGAATCATTCATCAGGAGATTGTGTTGGTGCCGTATCTGACAGTTGCACAGAATATTTTTCTGGGAAGAGAAATAAAGACAAAGTTTGGCACTGTGGATATGAAAGAAACAAACCGCAGAGCCGGAGAGATGCTGGCGAATCTGGGTGTGAATATTCAGCCGGATACACTGGTAGAGACATTGACCATTGCCCAGCAGCAGATGGTGGAAATTGTAAAAGCAGTTTCCTTTGATGGAAGAATTATCGTAATGGATGAACCGACTTCGTCACTTTCCAACGATGAGGTGGAGCAGTTATTTGGCATTATTGAGAGATTAAAAGAGAAACAGGTAAGTATTATATATATTTCCCATCGTATGGAGGAATTATTCCGGATTTCGGATCGGGTTACCATCATCCGGGATGGCGCTTATGTGGGAACAAAGAAAACATCGGAAACCAATGCCAATGAATTGGTTGCGATGATGGTAGGACGCGAGCTTCAAAGTTTTTATGCAAGAGATTACAATGATTTGGAACAGGCAGAAACTGCACTGGAGGTAAAGAATCTGACCTGTGAAGGTGTATTTTCGGATATTAGTTTCCGGGTTAGAAAAGGAGAAATCCTTGGATTTGCAGGTCTGGTGGGAGCCGGACGAAGCGAGATCATGGAATGTATCTTTGGAGCCAGAAAATATCAGAGTGGCAGCGTCCTTTTAAAGGGGAAAGAAGTTCATTTTTCAACTCCGATTCAGGCAATCAAAGCAGGAGTCGGTCTGGTACCGGAGGACCGGAAAAAACAGGGTCTGGTACTGGGAAATACGGTTGGATTCAACCTGACATTAGCTTCTATTGATTCCTATATCAATGGAGTGGCGATCAGCGATCGGAAATGTCAGGAAGTGATTGATTATTATAAAGAGAAACTTCGTATCAGGGCAGTGGC encodes:
- a CDS encoding sugar ABC transporter ATP-binding protein, which translates into the protein MGKTILEMIDIKKSFSGIYALSGINFSLEMGEVHALLGENGAGKSTLIKVLGGIYKPDSGKIRINGQDVEINGVSDAQEKGIGIIHQEIVLVPYLTVAQNIFLGREIKTKFGTVDMKETNRRAGEMLANLGVNIQPDTLVETLTIAQQQMVEIVKAVSFDGRIIVMDEPTSSLSNDEVEQLFGIIERLKEKQVSIIYISHRMEELFRISDRVTIIRDGAYVGTKKTSETNANELVAMMVGRELQSFYARDYNDLEQAETALEVKNLTCEGVFSDISFRVRKGEILGFAGLVGAGRSEIMECIFGARKYQSGSVLLKGKEVHFSTPIQAIKAGVGLVPEDRKKQGLVLGNTVGFNLTLASIDSYINGVAISDRKCQEVIDYYKEKLRIRAVANRVELVEAGSLSGGNQQKIVLGKWLAIKPDVLILDEPTRGVDVNAKFEIYSVINELAKEGIAIIMVSSELPEIINMCDNVCIIKAGKMPGMLGKDELDQERIMQFAAGGEE